One genomic region from Anopheles bellator chromosome 2, idAnoBellAS_SP24_06.2, whole genome shotgun sequence encodes:
- the LOC131211690 gene encoding GRIP and coiled-coil domain-containing protein 2: MSSSQASDQDPATARKPGPFDNLSRDDLVKKCKGLLGIAQKAKQAKDECQEENRHLKEQLDHYETQKNADKECIKAMQEVADSYMDQKLKATMRVDELEKQLQKTVTQLSDEKSSHEKLHQQLLGELDDLRNTLIQSERNAAQNAGLAERLRELEEDNAKLEKERIKLEQELIRVKGSQVVLSEQNAKEEKLIRKLKLYKAKVLEINAKLLLLKSDRKILLKTVKDYAEQVPKWQKELANASNVLFAKIHALELEKSDLSEKITLQVSLADGLRCENEELQRKLAAVTHQGNSDEDMDLPDSNRGTAENETLIESLRLEVENLKLNNLSLATESQGRLLETEKLQQDVQEKENIFKDLETTKALVADLETKLTSQSSLLSDSHKMQAKLSERLEETLEKMQQVQSDKKCLEAQLKSTQEELERKIENVASVQKLHAECQSDMQNAKQELENSEKEKIRLSDLLKSSSVSGNEKTENLAACLKESEAKFVMMEEKNREYRTKVLALESTIQSQASRFDEQDTARDKVRKQLEENQQLVQQLIVENQNLEGQLGQLAEKLKSSLETSKKAAARNEELEKKLSLSIQDVTGSNVEKEQLQQELKLTKDREVEMAEKYALLKGENSELLLELKEINEIMKERGEVINLQLSKISELQEKLSNVEAADVVPMKQQIGQLQQTINEKDAELERQRDELIAVKERSNISFDTQSDVMSTSTISRVEDVARMRELDEGFEEKYIKLRSLAVKLKRKVAEQTALLQKYEKESLSGADPSSLATVSKNVQTLQTENDRLQDQLESVRQELESKRAELESKSIELTTLQQVQKDIEGTKKDRGSLETAVREYQVQIQSLKREKEAFQLAKREIDAENQRLKSTLKSKEKELADEQEQQKELRSELDRTKLAVKKANVLSLEMEAYERSLTELNNKLETKKTLVKELEAKIEMQDTAMKSLKQQITLLEESLESQQRHSRELKQEVDIQQGKLRQSEHQRMELTSQLEELHEEHDRAKQLLESNRLELEQVASEKEKVFSTLELEKTSLQKQSLTLESELSTLRTALAERQQEVEDMRTEFASYKVRAQSVLRQNQNKDSSREKELEEELSQLQKSLELVEGKHLHLVKQVNDLSKSNEGLKSEKERTQNRCKELLSLLEESRLQSESLLEETRKTNLEHQEALKTQRVQSETLIQCYKAQLEEQQERHCQELEQLQTRIRQRSEVDGANGVRHVLNNNLPPHGSLHPAPIGAIVGRTAAFTDEQRINLLLMEREEGEGSESTNLSTVAGASQRRKLSSTSISRGRTREVIPLDELLNTSFDDSASVGIIDGEGDHHNQFFDGREPSPTVELQQTKEQLSKQESRVRHLTAVLAEAEQDLAKLTQLNELLKEEVRRQQRSIEREAHVHNSEYLKNVIFKFITLNNGDERSRLVPVLNTILKLSPDETQKLQNVAKGSDPSSRGWTGLLWN; this comes from the exons ATGAGCTCTAGTCAAGCGTCGGATCAG GATCCGGCAACAGCTCGGAAGCCTGGGCCGTTCGATAATCTAAGTAGAGATGATTTAGTGAAGAAATGCAAAGGTTTACTTGGTATAGCTCAAAAggcaaaacaagcaaaagatG AGTGCCAAGAAGAAAATCGTCATCTTAAAGAGCAATTGGATCACTATGAAACTCAAAAGAATGCTGATAAGGAGTGCATTAAGGCGATGCAGGAAGTGGCCGATTCGTACATGGATCAAAAGCTGAAAGCAACGATGCGAGTTGATGAACTCGAGAAACAGCTTCAAAAGACAGTTACGCAGTTGTCTGACGAAAAATCTTCTCATGAAAAACTGCACCAACAGCTTCTGGGAGAGCTGGACGACCTACGGAACACACTAATTCAATCCGAACGCAATGCAGCACAGAATGCCGGGTTGGCAGAGCGTTTGCGAGAACTGGAGGAAGATAACGCCAAGCTTGAAAAAGAACGGATAAAACTGGAACAAGAACTAATCCGAGTGAAGGGAAGTCAAGTGGTTTTGAGCGAACAAAAtgcgaaagaggaaaaactgATCCGTAAGCTGAAGCTGTACAAAGCGAAGGTCCTAGAGATCAACGCAAAACTACTGCTCCTGAAGTCGGATCGAAAAATCCTGCTAAAAACAGTCAAAGATTACGCGGAACAGGTCCCGAAGTGGCAAAAGGAGCTTGCCAACGCATCGAACGTATTGTTTGCGAAAATACATGCGCTCGAGCTTGAAAAGAGTGACCTTAGTGAAAAGATCACGCTTCAAGTATCACTGGCGGATGGTTTACGTTGTGAAAATGAAGAACTGCAGCGCAAACTAGCAGCCGTAACACATCAAGGCAACAGTGATGAGGACATGGACTTACCGGACAGTAATAGGGGTACAgcagaaaacgaaactttGATTGAGAGCCTGCGGTTAGAGGTGGAGAATTTGAAGTTGAATAATCTTTCCTTGGCAACGGAGTCCCAGGGCCGCCTACTTGAGACTGAAAAGCTTCAGCAAGATGTacaagaaaaggaaaatattttcaaagatttgGAAACAACGAAAGCGCTGGTCGCCGATTTGGAAACAAAACTCACATCTCAGTCGTCATTGCTTTCGGATAGTCACAAGATGCAAGCAAAACTATCCGAACGACTAGAGGAAACGTTGGAAAAGATGCAACAAGTACAGAGCGATAAAAAGTGTCTTGAAGCTCAACTAAAAAGTACGCAGGAAGAgcttgaaagaaaaatagaaaatgtgGCATCCGTCCAAAAACTCCATGCCGAGTGTCAGTCTGACatgcaaaatgcaaagcaAGAACTAGAAAATagtgaaaaggaaaagattCGTCTCTCTGATTTGCTAAAATCTTCTTCCGTTTCGGGCAATGAAAAGACGGAAAATTTAGCAGCATGCCTGAAGGAATCGGAAGCAAAGTTTGTAATGATGGAAGAGAAAAATCGGGAGTACCGAACAAAAGTACTTGCATTAGAGTCAACCATCCAGAGTCAAGCGTCACGATTTGATGAACAGGATACTGCCCGTGACAAAGTGAGAAAACAATTagaagaaaatcaacaactAGTGCAACAACTGATCGTTGAAAACCAAAACCTTGAGGGCCAACTTGGCCAGTTGGCTGAGAAGTTGAAAAGTAGTTTGGAAACTTCAAAGAAAGCTGCCGCTCGGAACGAagaactagaaaaaaaactttctttAAGTATCCAAGACGTAACTGGAAGCAATGTTGAAAAAGAACAGCTTCAGCAAGAGTTGAAGCTTACCAAGGACCGTGAAGTGGAAATGGCTGAAAAATATGCGCTTTTAAAAGGCGAAAACAGTGAACTTTTGTTGGAGTTGAAGGAAATCAATGAAATTATGAAAGAACGAGGAGAAGTTATAAATCTTCAGTTGTCGAAAATATCGGAGCTCCAGGAAAAACTTTCTAACGTCGAAGCGGCGGATGTGGTTCCaatgaaacaacaaattgGTCAGCTTCAGCAAACGATCAACGAGAAGGATGCGGAGCTAGAGCGTCAGCGCGATGAGTTGATAGCAGTAAAGGAACGTTCCAACATTAGCTTCGACACACAGAGCGATGTAATGTCCACGTCGACCATCTCGCGGGTGGAAGACGTCGCTCGTATGCGCGAGCTGGATGAAGGCTTTGAAGAGAAGTACATCAAACTCCGGTCGCTCGCCGTAAAGCTAAAACGGAAGGTCGCCGAGCAGACGGCGTTGCTGCAAAAATACGAAAAAGAATCCTTGAGCGGTGCAGATCCTTCGTCGCTAGCCACTGTCAGTAAGAACGTGCAGACACTGCAGACCGAAAACGATCGGTTGCAAGATCAACTAGAAAGTGTGCGACAAGAGTTGGAAAGTAAGCGTGCGGAACTGGAGAGTAAATCTATCGAACTTACCACTTTGCAACAAGTTCAGAAGGACATCGAGGGTACCAAAAAAGATCGTGGATCACTCGAAACGGCCGTACGGGAGTATCAAGTGCAGATACAAAGCCTGAAGCGTGAAAAAGAAGCATTTCAGTTGGCAAAGCGAGAGATCGATGCCGAAAATCAACGCCTCAAGAGTACCTTGaaatcaaaagaaaaggaGCTTGCCGATGAACAGGAACAGCAGAAAGAGTTACGTTCGGAATTGGACCGCACAAAGCTGGCAGTGAAGAAGGCGAACGTACTAAGCCTCGAAATGGAAGCTTACGAGCGATCACTTACCGAGCTTAACAATAAACTGGAGACGAAAAAGACGTTGGTAAAGGAACTTGAAGCTAAAATCGAAATGCAAGATACAGCGATGAAGAGCCTTAAACAACAGATAACGCTCCTCGAGGAAAGCCTCGAGTCACAGCAACGCCATTCGCGTGAACTCAAACAGGAAGTGGATATACAGCAGGGCAAGCTACGGCAAAGTGAACACCAACGAATGGAACTGACCAGCCAGTTGGAGGAACTTCACGAAGAACACGATCGTGCGAAACAGCTGCTAGAAAGTAATCGCTTGGAGCTCGAACAGGTGGCATCTGAAAAGGAGAAAGTTTTCAGCACGTTGGAGTTGGAGAAAACTAGCCTTCAGAAGCAGAGTCTCACGCTGGAAAGTGAGCTGAGCACACTGCGTACGGCGCTAGCAGAGCGACAGCAAGAAGTAGAAGATATGCGGACCGAGTTTGCTAGCTACAAGGTTCGGGCCCAATCGGTGCTGCGTCAGAACCAAAATAAAGATAGtagcagagagaaagagctgGAAGAGGAACTAAGTCAGTTGCAGAAATCGTTGGAACTGGTTGAGGGTAAGCACCTGCATTTGGTGAAGCAAGTCAACGACCTTTCGAAGTCTAACGAGGGGCTAAAGAGCGAAAAGGAGCGAACGCAAAACCGCTGCAAGGAGTTGCTCAGTTTGCTGGAAGAAAGTCGCTTGCAAAGTGAATCATTACTGGAGGAAACACGCAAAACGAATCTAGAGCATCAGGAAGCATTGAAAACACAACGCGTACAGAGCGAAACATTGATCCAATGCTATAAAGCACAGCTAGAGGAGCAACAGGAACGCCACTGCCAGGAATTGGAGCAATTGCAGACGAGGATACGCCAGCGATCAGAGGTAGATGGAGCAAACGGAGTGCGCCACGTGCTCAACAACAACTTGCCCCCACACGGTTCACTACACCCGGCGCCCATTGGTGCAATCGTGGGTCGTACAGCTGCATTTACGGATGAGCAGCGAATAAATCTTCTTCTGATGGAGCGCGAAGAAGGCGAAGGTTCAGAAAGCACCAATCTAAGTACCGTTGCAGGGGCCTCACAGCGACGAAAACTGTCCTCGACTTCCATCTCGCGAGGACGCACCCGAGAGGTTATACCGCTAGACGAATTGTTGAACACTTCCTTCGACGATTCGGCTTCCGTTGGGATAATCGATGGCGAGGGCGACCACCATAATCAATTTTTTGATGGCAGGGAACCGTCACCGACTGTCGAACTGCAGCAAACCAAGGAGCAACTTAGTAAACAAGAAAGCCGCGTGCGCCATCTAACCGCAGTTTTGGCCGAGGCAGAGCAAGATCTTGCAAAGCTAACGCAGCTGAACGAATTACTTAAAGAGGAGGTACGCCGACAGCAGCGGTCCATTGAACGGGAGGCGCATGTGCACAACTCGGAGTATTTGAAAAATGTGATATTTAAG TTTATTACTCTAAACAACGGTGATGAGCGGTCAAGATTGGTGCCAGTGCTAAACACGATACTTAAGTTGAGCCCCGACGAGACGCAAAAGTTACAGAACGTAGCCAAAG GTTCCGACCCAAGTTCTCGTGGATGGACCGGTTTGTTGTGGAATTAA
- the LOC131210587 gene encoding armadillo repeat-containing protein 7: MFSTHERLKRRTPEGGINRRTYLKLLVDEYYETSNVEAQQQVTANLANFAYDPINWPFLLEAKAHELFYEIIQQSTQGVVDRLLVLHAIVGLANISLDPDTAEYIVRSNGLRRLAELLERHHTNCEIVCNVLTCFAFLINDDRAQVLRKDSILSPLLEQLRQDKNPRIANLATVLLEDIKLK; this comes from the exons ATGTTCAGTACACACGAACGTCTCAAACGTCGCACTCCGGAAGGTGGTATCAACCGAAGGACATACTTGAAGCTGCTCGTAGATGAATATTACGAAACATCAAACGTTG AAGCGCAGCAGCAAGTGACCGCCAATCTGGCTAACTTCGCCTACGACCCTATCAATTGGCCCTTCCTGCTCGAGGCTAAGGCGCATGAGCTTTTCTACGAAATTATTCAACAATCCACTCAGGGTGTAGTGGACAGACTTCTCGTTCTGCATGCAATCGTAGGCTTAGCCAACATTTCACTCGATCCGGATACGGCGGAATACATCGTTCGCAGTAACGGCTTGCGTCGACTCGCGGAACTATTGGAAAGGCACCATACAAATTGCGAGATCGTTTGCAATGTGCTTacttgttttgcatttttgataAACGACGATCGTGCGCAGGTGTTACGCAAAGATAGCATTTTATCGCCACTACTGGAACAGTTAAGACAAGATAAAAACCCTCGAATAGCCAATCTTGCGACGGTGCTCCTGGAAGACATCAAATTGAAGTAA
- the LOC131207144 gene encoding follicle cell protein 3C-1 yields the protein MVHRNCSSILLSVLSFVVLLQCIAAAKYSRFRLADTQRNTIPNVPCTCAIFLTGQFNRFNRTEQPKGNPGIQLELMQHFTCTPAGNKQCSNRCLDAIVKHLPNSQNVICATIDRDCYRERAYLFYQNCSPRWINSNLSAGKEFCCQNDEPMRCNLMAELIRQSLLENGNSTSTSTSYEEENVNDRDSTATGAIKHQLPTQTRAGG from the exons ATGGTTCACCGAAATTGCAGCTCCATTCTACTAAGTGTTCTCAGTTTCGTCGTCCTGTTGCAATGCATTGCGGCAGCAAAGTATTCCCGATTCCGTTTGGCAGACACTCAGCGAAATACTATCCCAAATGTTCCCTGCACATGTGCCATCTTTCTTACCGGCCAGTTCAATCGTTTCAATCGAACGGAACAACCTAAGGGAAATCCGGGAATACAGCTGGAGCTGATGCAGCACTTCACCTGCACACCGGCCGGCAACAAGCAGTGCTCCAATCGGTGCCTTGACGCGATCGTCAAACATTTGCCCAACTCGCAAAACGTTATTTGTGCCACCATCGACCGCGATTGCTACCGGGAGCGCGCCTACCTCTTCTATCAGAATTGCTCCCCACGGTGGATTAACAGCAATCTTTCGGCGGGTAAGGAGTTCTGCTGTCAGAACGATGAACCGATGCGCTGCAATCTGATGGCAGAATTGATACGGCAATCGTTGCTGGAAAACGGTAACAGCACGTCCACATCGACCAGTTACGAGGAAGA AAATGTAAATGATCGGGACTCAACGGCAACGGGAGCAATAAAACATCAACtaccaacacaaacacgcgcggGGGGGTGA
- the LOC131208533 gene encoding large ribosomal subunit protein eL42 yields MVNVPKQRRTYCKKCKVHRVHKVTQYKKSKERKASQGRRRYDRKQQGFGGQTKPIFRKKAKTTKKIVLRMECVDCKYRKQTPLKRCKHFELGGDKKRKGQMIQF; encoded by the exons ATG GTCAACGTTCCGAAGCAGCGCCGCACATACTGCAAAAAGTGCAAGGTTCACCGCGTACACAAGGTGACGCAGTACAAGAAATCGAAGGAACGAAAGGCGTCCcagggtcgtcgtcgttacgaTCGTAAACAGCAAGGTTTCGGTGGTCAAACGAAGCCCATCTTCAGGAAGAAG GCCAAGACCACCAAGAAAATTGTGCTGCGTATGGAGTGCGTCGATTGCAAGTACCGCAAACAGACCCCGCTGAAGCGCTGCAAACATTTCGAGCTCGGTGGCGACAAGAAGCGCAAGGGACAGATGATTCAGTTCTAG